Proteins encoded in a region of the Prunus persica cultivar Lovell chromosome G4, Prunus_persica_NCBIv2, whole genome shotgun sequence genome:
- the LOC109948718 gene encoding protein FAR1-RELATED SEQUENCE 9-like: MNKCIWGMDKKEEFDAKWEEIITNNGLQDHAWLSSIHAMRENWVPSYVKHVFSARMSSSQRAESCHSFFKQYINRKNTLMEFIVHFERALASQRHKELMADHVDNNEKPPMPFQTPMQHQMGRIYTMEILEMFEREDFRSLLCLFELVDEDETHCRYKVSERVNPGVTRMKELVHDKDADKAYYSCKGFEFWGILC, encoded by the coding sequence ATGAACAAATGCATATGGGGTATGGacaagaaagaagaatttGATGCGAAATGGGAGGAAATCATCACAAACAATGGGCTGCAAGACCATGCATGGCTGAGCTCAATTCATGCTATGCGGGAGAATTGGGTTCCATCATATGTAAAACATGTGTTTTCGGCTAGGATGTCAAGTAGTCAACGGGCCGAAAGCTGTCattcatttttcaaacaatATATTAACCGGAAAAACACATTGATGGAATTCATTGTACATTTTGAGAGAGCTCTTGCTTCACAAAGACACAAGGAGTTAATGGCTGATCATGTTGATAACAATGAAAAACCTCCAATGCCATTTCAAACACCAATGCAACATCAAATGGGACGCATTTACACTATGGAAATTCTGGAAATGTTTGAGAGGGAAGACTTTAGAAGTCTTTTATGCTTGTTCGAACTTGTAGACGAAGATGAGACGCATTGCAGATACAAAGTGAGTGAGAGGGTAAATCCGGGGGTGACACGGATGAAGGAGCTTGTGCATGATAAAGATGCCGATAAAGCTTATTACAGCTGCAaaggatttgaattttggggTATTCTGTGCTGA